In Deltaproteobacteria bacterium, a genomic segment contains:
- a CDS encoding sulfotransferase domain-containing protein produces the protein MMILPNVIIGGAPRCGTSSLFTWLTDHPEVCGSRIKEPFYFMDKGHPQFRVHANYHDHGLEGYKQYFAHSSHKKNPQIFLEATSQYLYQETALDVLAAFDPLPHVVFILRKPSERTYSAYRYARNNLSTIPASLSFAQFVRIANGLPVVGPVDAALSGIVDVIRKEIVYSRYAEYVSKWIERLGRDRVSVLIFERLREEPLPILRNLSEMIGIDPSFYETYNFERRNESTGIRSVPVHRMVKRVSGFFPEGKLRHMGKRFYLKIMSTRSALQKDEREREILAELDDEFQPFNQRLAEILGVDLAAWN, from the coding sequence ATGATGATCCTGCCTAATGTAATTATTGGAGGCGCACCTCGATGCGGTACTAGTTCTCTCTTTACATGGTTGACTGATCATCCGGAAGTTTGTGGTTCCAGGATCAAGGAACCATTTTATTTCATGGATAAAGGACACCCACAATTTCGAGTTCATGCCAACTACCATGACCATGGCCTCGAAGGATACAAGCAGTATTTTGCTCACTCCTCTCACAAGAAAAATCCCCAGATTTTTCTTGAAGCGACCTCGCAGTATCTGTATCAAGAAACGGCTCTTGACGTGCTTGCGGCATTTGACCCTCTTCCCCATGTGGTTTTTATTTTGCGGAAGCCGTCTGAAAGAACGTACTCAGCATATCGATATGCCCGCAACAATCTCAGCACTATACCAGCATCGCTCTCTTTTGCTCAATTCGTGCGCATAGCGAACGGTCTTCCTGTCGTAGGTCCGGTGGATGCTGCACTGTCCGGGATCGTGGATGTCATCCGTAAAGAGATCGTGTACAGTCGGTATGCCGAGTATGTGTCGAAGTGGATTGAACGTCTTGGCCGGGATCGTGTGTCTGTATTGATATTTGAAAGGCTGAGAGAGGAGCCTTTACCGATTCTCAGAAACCTATCGGAAATGATTGGAATCGATCCGAGCTTCTACGAAACCTATAATTTTGAACGCCGCAATGAGTCTACCGGTATACGCTCTGTCCCCGTGCACCGAATGGTGAAAAGAGTATCCGGATTTTTCCCTGAGGGAAAACTCAGACACATGGGTAAACGTTTCTATCTCAAAATCATGTCTACGCGGTCGGCTCTGCAAAAAGACGAGCGAGAGCGGGAAATTCTTGCTGAACTGGATGACGAATTTCAGCCCTTCAATCAGAGACTTGCTGAGATATTGGGTGTAGATCTCGCCGCGTGGAATTAA